One Solanum lycopersicum chromosome 4, SLM_r2.1 DNA window includes the following coding sequences:
- the LOC138348104 gene encoding uncharacterized protein, producing MRLEMVHTDSWGPSPVSSLGGSRFYVTFIDDFSKKVWVYFLKHKSDVFATFKKWKAEVENQIKKRDKLDAKAVKCYFIGYGSDFFGYSFWDDKNRKILRHCDVTFDESVLYKDREQKVIEITKQVGVEFEFEKSNPRDVEADTQPTPTE from the exons atgcggttggaaatggtccatacagattcttggggaccatctccagtatcatcacttggaggatctaGATtttatgttaccttcattgatgatttcagcaagaaggtatgggtttacttcttgaagcataagtcagatgtgtttgcaacgttcaagaagtggaaagctgaagttgagaatcagatcA aaaagagagacaagcttgatgccaaggctgtgaagtgttacttcataggatatggttctgatttTTTTGGTTACAGTTTTTGGGATGACAaaaacagaaagatcctgagacattgtgacgtgacatttgatgagtctgtcctgtacaaggacagagagcagaaggttatagagattacaaagcaagtgggagttgagttTGAGTTTGAGAAGAGTAACCctagagatgtcgaagcagatactcaaccaactcctactgaataa